The Acidimicrobiales bacterium sequence ACGGTGGTCCGTATGGCCCACCGCGCTGCGTCGACGAAATCAGTCCGCGAAGCCGTTCTTGGTGAGGTTCAGGCCTTCGACCGACGCCCGGGGCCACATCTCCTCGTAGATCCGCCGGTACCCGGTTTCCGCGATGCGCCAGCCGTCGTCCGTCTTCACGTAGCGGTCGTGGTAGTGGGCGGCGCCGTTCAGGCTCAAACCGTGGTCGGTCATGATGACCTGGTCCTCGAGGCGCCAGATCCCCGATGCGGTGCCGTCCCCGTCGAGCGTGATCTCGGGATGGTGCACCGAGTGGCTGGACAGGAACTCGGGCTTGTCCATCGACTCCTTCAGGAAGCCGATGATCGCCTCGACACCGTCGAAGCTGTAGTCACCGTCGCCGTAGCGGGCGATGGCATCGTCGGTGAGCACGCTGCGCATCTCGTCGAACTGATGCAGGTCGAGCAGCCGTTGGTACTTGTACTTCAGCTGCTTGATGAGCTCGATCTCGACCAGGTCCTCGGGAGTCATCGCCCCATTCAACTCGCTTCGCCGAGGCCGCGCACCCAGGCCTCGTAGAGCTCGGCGTAGTGGCCGCCGGACGCCACGAGTTCGTCGTGCCCGCCGAGCTCGGCGAGCCGGCCATCGGCGATGACCGCCACCCGATCGCAGCGTTCGCTGGTCGACAGCCGGTGGGCGATCGCGATCACGGTGCGGCCGTCCATCAGTGTCTCCATGGCCGTCTCGACCATCGCCTCGGTCCCGGGGTCGACGGAGGACGTGGCCTCGTCGAGGATCAGCACCGCCGGGTCGGCGAGCGCGGCCCGGGCCAGTGACACCAGCTGCTTCTCGCCGGCCGACAGGCGGCTGCCCCGCTCCTGCACCTCGGTGGCGAGTCCCTCGGGCAACGTCTCGAACCGCGGCAGCACCCCGATGCGGTCGAGCGCATCGCGGACGTCGGCGTCGGTCGCCTCGGGGCGGGCGACGCGGATGTTGTCGGCCACCGTCCCGGAGAACAGATAGCCCTCCTGGGGCACGACGACGATCCCGTCACGCAACGAGCGGATCGAGGCGTCGCGCAGGTCGGTCTCACCGAGCCGGATCGTGCCGGCGGTGGGGTCGTAGAAGCGGGCGATGAGCTTGGCGAGCGTCGACTTGCCCGCACCCGTCGGTCCGACGAAGGCCACCCGCTCCCCGGCCGCGATCTCCAGGTCGACGTCCGACAACACCGGGTCACCGTCGCCGTAGGCGAACGAGACGCCGGTGAGCGTGATCGGCACCCGGGGGTCGAGCTCGACCGCGTCGGGCCGTTCGTCGATGTCGACCGGTTCGTCGAGCAGTCCGTAGAGCTTGTTGAGCGACGCCGTGGCCGACTGCACCATGTTGAAGAGCTGGCTCAGCTGCTGGACCGGCTCGAACATCGTCGACAGCAGCAGGATGAAGGCGACCACGGTGCCCAACGTGAGCTGCTCGTCGCGCACCATCCAACCGCCGACACCGAGGGCGAGGGCGGTGGTGGCGACACCGGCGAACTCGACGATCGGCAGGTACCAGCACTGGATCTTCACCGACGCCATGTGGGTGCGGTAGAGGTCCTGGTTGGCGACGGAGAACTTGTCGGACTCGACCTCCTCGCGGGCGAACGCCTGCACGACCCGCACACCACTGATCCCCTCCTGGAGCCCGGAGAGCGTGTCGGCGATGCGGTCCCGAACGAGCAGATAGGCCCGGTTGGAGTCGCGCTGGAACTTCACGCTCGCCAGCCCGACGATCGGCATCGAGACGAGGCAGAGCAGCATCAGCTGCCACGACAGCAGCGTGAGCAGCACGGCGCTGCCCACCAGCAGGAACGCCGCACTGGTGAACATGATCAGACCGAACTGGACGAGCTCCTGGAGCGAGTCGACGTCGGACGTCATCCGGCTCACGAGCACGCCGGCCTTCTCCCGGTCGTAGAACGCCATCGACTGGTGCAGGAGGCGGGCGAAGACCCGGTTGCGCATGTCGCGCAGGAAGTGTTCGCCCACGCGGGCGAGCAGGATGATCGCGAAGCGGAAGCACACATAGCTCAGCAGGGCGACGCCGACATAGAGACCGATCGCCAGGTTCAGCTGGGAAACGTCCTTCTTGGCGATGCCCTCGTCGATACCGCGGCGCACGAGCAGGGGGCCGGCCAGCAGCGTGAGGGTCCAGCCGAGGAGCAGGGCGACCGCGCCCGCCCCGCCCCGCCGGTAGGGGCGGGCGTAGGAGGCGGTTCGCCGGAGGACGGCGCCGGTACCGGCCACGCCGAGCTTGTCGTCGGCGGAGGTCCCGTGGCCCATCGACCACCCCATCAGCCGGTCTCCTCGTCGCGATCGGCAGCGAGCACCTCGCGGTAGCGCTCGCTCGAGGCGAGGAGCTCGTCGTGCGTACCGCTGGCGACGATGCGCCCCTCGTCGAGCAGCACCACCCGGTCGGCGAGCGCGATCGTCGCTGGCCGATGGGCGATGACGATCGTCGTCCGCCGCTCCATCACCTCGCCGAGCGCGTCGCGGATCTCGTGTTCCTTGGTGGGGTCCACGGCGCTGGTGGCGTCGTCGAGGATCAGCACCCGGGGGTCCGCCAGGATCGCGCGGGCGATTGCGATGCGTTGCCGCTGTCCGCCGGAGAGCGAGTAGCCCCGCTCCCCGATCTCGGTGTCGTAGCCCTCCGGGAGCTCACGGATGAACTCGTCGGCCCCGGCGAGCACGGCCGCCCGGACGACCGTCTCGTGGTCGGCCTCGGGGTCGGCGAAGGCGATGTTGTCGCGGATCGACGACGAGAACAGGAAGGTCTCCTCGAACACGATGCCGACGGCCTTGCGCAGCTCCTGGCGGCGGATGTCACGCACGTCGATGCCGTCGAGCAGCACCGTGCCACCGTCGACCTCGTAGAACCGGGGCAGCAGTCGGGCGATGGTCGACTTGCCCGAGCCGGTGGATCCGACCAGGGCGACCGATTCGCCTGGTTCGATCGTGAGCGAGAGTCCCCGCAGTACCCCGGCACCGGTGTTCTCGTGGTAGTCGAAGTCGACGTCGCGGAACTCGACCCGGCCGAGGTCCTCACCCGTCGGCAGCGCGACGGGCGCGTCGACGTCGACGATCTGGGGCGCGGTACCGAGCACCTCGCTGATCCGGACACCCGCGGCGGCGGCTCGCTGTCCGTTCGCGACGATCATCCCCAGCATGCGCAGCGGCTGCACGAGCATGATCACGTAGATGTTGAAGCTGACCAGTTCGCCGACGGTCATCTGCCCGTCGAGCACCAGGTGACCGCCGTAGCCGAGCACGGTGATCAGGCCGATGTTGGGGAGGAGCTCCATCCCGGGCAGGTACCGGGCCCGGATGGTCGAGGACCAGATGCCGGCGTCGAAGACGTCGTCGGCTTCAGCCGAGAGCTTCTCGGCCTGGACCGGTTCGGATCCGAACCCTTTCACGACGCGCACACCGGAAACCGACTCCTCGACGACCGCGGCGAGTTGGGCGGACTCCTGTTGGACGCGCAGCACCGCCGGGTTGAGCTCCTGGGCGAACCGCTTGCCGAGCACGTTGACGAGCGGCAACGACACCAGGGCGAGCAGCGCCAGCAGGGGCTGGAGGATCAGCATGATCACGGTGACCGACGCGACGATCAGGAAGTTCGCGAACGTGAGCGGGACCAGCACGATGAAGTTCTGGAAGTGCTGGAGATCGGTGTTGCCCCGGCTCATCAGCTCGCCCGTGGCGTTGGCGTCGTGGAACGAGAAGTGGAGACGCTGGATGTGGGCGAAGATCCGGTCGCGGAGCCGGGCCTCGATGATCCGGGCGTTGCGGAACGCGATGTAGCGGCGGACACCGAGGAAGACCGCGGAGACGAGGCCGGCGCCGGTGATCGCGAGTGACCACGGCAACAGGGAACCCCCGTCGCGAACCCCTCGGTCCAGTCCGAGCTGCACGAGGAGGGGGACGGCCACCCGACCGGCCGTCCACAACAATCCGGCGACCATGCCGAAGGCGATCCAACGCGATTCCTCCCGGGCGGTGGATCCGATGAGCGCCCAGCCGGCGCGGCTCGATGAGTCGGTGGTGTCGCCGGTCGAGCGCAGTCGGTCGCCCGTCCCCTCCGGCGCGGTGGCAGTCAGCTCGAATCCCTCCCCACCCACCAGAATGGACAGGGGGTCAGACCCCTGTCCATTCTCGGAGGTGTCGTCAGCCCAACAGTGCCGGGATCTGTTCGGCGATCTCCTCGGGGGTCACCATCGGCGAGAAGCGGGCGACCACGTCGCCGTCCGAGTTCACGAGGAACTTCTCGAAGTTCCAGGTGATGTCGGGGGTCTCTCCCTCGCCGGGCTGCTCCTCCTTGAGCCACTTGTAGAGGTCGGCGGCACCGTCGCCGTTGACCTCGATCTTGGCGAACAGCGGGAAGTCGATGTCGTAGTTCTCGCTGGTGAACGCCCGGATCTCCTCGGCCGAGCCGGGCTCCTGGGCGCCGAACTGGTTGCACGGGAAGCCGAGCACCGAGACGCCGTTGTCGTCATGATGAAGCGTACGCAGACCTGCGTACTGAGGCGTGAGGCCTCAAGCGGAGGCGACGTTGACGATGAGGCAGGCGCCGTCGGCGAAATCGCTGAACGACACCTGATCACCCTCGAGCGACGCCATTTCGAACTCGTGGAACCGAGCCATGGGTC is a genomic window containing:
- a CDS encoding nuclear transport factor 2 family protein, which translates into the protein MTPEDLVEIELIKQLKYKYQRLLDLHQFDEMRSVLTDDAIARYGDGDYSFDGVEAIIGFLKESMDKPEFLSSHSVHHPEITLDGDGTASGIWRLEDQVIMTDHGLSLNGAAHYHDRYVKTDDGWRIAETGYRRIYEEMWPRASVEGLNLTKNGFAD
- a CDS encoding ABC transporter ATP-binding protein gives rise to the protein MGWSMGHGTSADDKLGVAGTGAVLRRTASYARPYRRGGAGAVALLLGWTLTLLAGPLLVRRGIDEGIAKKDVSQLNLAIGLYVGVALLSYVCFRFAIILLARVGEHFLRDMRNRVFARLLHQSMAFYDREKAGVLVSRMTSDVDSLQELVQFGLIMFTSAAFLLVGSAVLLTLLSWQLMLLCLVSMPIVGLASVKFQRDSNRAYLLVRDRIADTLSGLQEGISGVRVVQAFAREEVESDKFSVANQDLYRTHMASVKIQCWYLPIVEFAGVATTALALGVGGWMVRDEQLTLGTVVAFILLLSTMFEPVQQLSQLFNMVQSATASLNKLYGLLDEPVDIDERPDAVELDPRVPITLTGVSFAYGDGDPVLSDVDLEIAAGERVAFVGPTGAGKSTLAKLIARFYDPTAGTIRLGETDLRDASIRSLRDGIVVVPQEGYLFSGTVADNIRVARPEATDADVRDALDRIGVLPRFETLPEGLATEVQERGSRLSAGEKQLVSLARAALADPAVLILDEATSSVDPGTEAMVETAMETLMDGRTVIAIAHRLSTSERCDRVAVIADGRLAELGGHDELVASGGHYAELYEAWVRGLGEAS
- a CDS encoding ABC transporter ATP-binding protein produces the protein MGGEGFELTATAPEGTGDRLRSTGDTTDSSSRAGWALIGSTAREESRWIAFGMVAGLLWTAGRVAVPLLVQLGLDRGVRDGGSLLPWSLAITGAGLVSAVFLGVRRYIAFRNARIIEARLRDRIFAHIQRLHFSFHDANATGELMSRGNTDLQHFQNFIVLVPLTFANFLIVASVTVIMLILQPLLALLALVSLPLVNVLGKRFAQELNPAVLRVQQESAQLAAVVEESVSGVRVVKGFGSEPVQAEKLSAEADDVFDAGIWSSTIRARYLPGMELLPNIGLITVLGYGGHLVLDGQMTVGELVSFNIYVIMLVQPLRMLGMIVANGQRAAAAGVRISEVLGTAPQIVDVDAPVALPTGEDLGRVEFRDVDFDYHENTGAGVLRGLSLTIEPGESVALVGSTGSGKSTIARLLPRFYEVDGGTVLLDGIDVRDIRRQELRKAVGIVFEETFLFSSSIRDNIAFADPEADHETVVRAAVLAGADEFIRELPEGYDTEIGERGYSLSGGQRQRIAIARAILADPRVLILDDATSAVDPTKEHEIRDALGEVMERRTTIVIAHRPATIALADRVVLLDEGRIVASGTHDELLASSERYREVLAADRDEETG